The following coding sequences lie in one Chitinophagaceae bacterium genomic window:
- a CDS encoding carbohydrate porin, translating to MKYYLPGLPLAIFLLLLSDVNAQTTISNKLFSFGSYGRVGAGFSPEIEGNIGKSFNLNGMGSIGGRMEEADYVELIGALHFKPVSNGHDTTIINVQARVAMYSGKGQLIGNVSSTAYGGVAFALPELYAEANHIQGSDWSVWIGAKFFRGDDIHIADHFYFDDHSSQGVGVIFKNTTFSILFPGVVDTNSSVPPNFYVNIIDGTERLGLRNRGMLILEQLLPFDSAKQKIKLLGEYHRLADASRQDTVSTLNYPTAGGWVVGVKHVINIRTKENGSFNQSSVRFGYGIANGDDGGNSRTWLTYGAPDLSTNKFADAYCLSLTEHILLNISPKYSLNGYAIYTKSHGAAESTNKAPDYFGREIFNRKSEYAVGVRNFWYIKTWFHLLTEVHYASRTDGDQAAATMLKFSIVPTLVPTAKADPWARPQFRFIYSIAKYNQFASDNLYSPFLQEIGHVKWGQYIGVRAEWWLF from the coding sequence ATGAAATATTATTTACCGGGATTACCCTTGGCAATTTTTCTGCTGTTGCTGTCGGATGTGAATGCACAAACCACCATCAGCAATAAACTATTCTCCTTTGGTTCCTACGGACGTGTTGGTGCAGGATTTTCTCCTGAGATAGAAGGCAACATCGGGAAATCATTCAACCTGAATGGCATGGGCTCCATCGGTGGAAGAATGGAGGAGGCAGATTATGTGGAGTTGATTGGCGCACTTCATTTTAAACCGGTGAGTAACGGGCATGATACTACAATAATTAATGTGCAGGCAAGAGTTGCCATGTACAGCGGCAAAGGTCAATTGATTGGAAATGTTTCCAGCACAGCATACGGAGGCGTTGCATTTGCCCTGCCTGAATTGTATGCGGAAGCCAATCACATTCAGGGATCAGACTGGAGCGTATGGATTGGCGCTAAGTTTTTCCGCGGCGATGATATTCACATAGCGGATCATTTTTATTTCGATGATCACAGTAGCCAGGGTGTGGGCGTCATCTTCAAAAACACGACTTTTTCCATCCTGTTTCCGGGAGTAGTGGATACCAACAGTTCAGTGCCTCCCAATTTTTATGTCAACATCATAGATGGAACAGAACGACTTGGCTTGCGCAACAGAGGCATGCTCATTCTTGAACAACTGCTTCCGTTTGACAGCGCTAAACAAAAAATAAAGTTGTTGGGAGAATACCATCGCCTGGCTGATGCAAGCAGACAGGATACGGTATCAACATTAAATTATCCAACAGCAGGTGGCTGGGTGGTTGGTGTTAAGCATGTCATCAACATTCGTACGAAAGAAAATGGTTCTTTCAACCAGTCATCTGTTCGATTTGGATATGGTATCGCCAACGGAGATGATGGTGGTAACTCAAGGACGTGGCTGACATACGGCGCGCCTGATCTTTCAACCAATAAATTTGCTGATGCATATTGCCTGAGTCTTACAGAACATATTTTGTTAAACATAAGTCCGAAGTACAGCTTAAATGGATATGCGATTTACACTAAAAGTCATGGCGCTGCTGAGAGCACTAATAAAGCGCCTGATTATTTCGGCCGTGAAATTTTCAATCGTAAGAGCGAATACGCCGTTGGCGTAAGAAATTTCTGGTACATCAAAACGTGGTTTCACCTGCTGACGGAAGTACACTATGCCAGCCGCACAGATGGAGACCAAGCGGCAGCAACGATGCTTAAGTTTTCAATTGTGCCCACACTTGTTCCCACAGCGAAGGCAGATCCATGGGCCCGTCCACAATTTCGCTTTATCTATTCTATCGCGAAATACAATCAGTTTGCTTCGGATAATCTATACTCACCTTTTCTGCAGGAAATTGGTCATGTGAAATGGGGACAATATATTGGTGTGAGGGCAGAGTGGTGGTTGTTTTGA
- a CDS encoding glycogen/starch/alpha-glucan phosphorylase yields MHTIKIQQVTQGINQDRFINTPEEIKEAILDNLYYVQGRTPEIATLNDWYLAVAYTLRGRMLNGWIPSLKKLHKSGERIVGYLSAEFLVGPHLGNVLINLNIHDEVRKAIELLGLDFNKVIQQEEEPGLGNGGLGRLAACYLDSLATLKVPAIGYGIRYEFGIFDQRIENGEQVEIADKWLRFGNPWEFPQTEIAYKVKFGGHTAAQTDDDGKYRVTWTPDYEVKGVAYDTPIPGYKNDNVSFLRLWKSEAVESFDFGEFNRGNYEAAVDEKIRAETFSKVLYPNDVPEAGKRLRLSQQYFFVSCSLQDAIRMQQLRGHPLNALHENVALQLNDTHPSIAIPELMRLLVDEHQMEWKEAWKITQQTFGYTNHTLLPEALEKWPMYLFQSVLPRHLEIIFEINQRFLDEVKERFPGDDQLLSRLSIIDEAGGKAIRMAHLASVGSHHINGVSALHTELLKKEVLHDFYTVAPEKFLNITNGVTPRRWMKQYNPGLSALLTEHLGDSWVTHLETDLKKLTQLADDTAFQSRWKEIKQKNKRALADQLIITTGVLVNPESLFEIQVKRIHEYKRQHLSLLHIITQFNRIKKNPEAEIVPRTYIFGGKAAPGYFLAKLIIRLINAMAETINNDFDVAGRMKIVFYPDFNVKNSERLYRAADLSVQISTAGKEASGTGNMKFSMNGALTIGTLDGANIEIRDAVGAENFFLFGNTADEIAAWKAKGYRPLDFYEQHSELKEAIDTIQSGIFSNGDNSVFRPLVDSLLNDDPYFVLADYDAFIKCQEKIAETYLQSERWLKMSILNVAGMGYFSSDRSVREYCEKIWNIKLRKN; encoded by the coding sequence CTGCACACGATTAAAATCCAACAGGTGACTCAAGGCATCAATCAAGATCGTTTTATAAATACACCGGAGGAAATTAAAGAAGCCATTCTCGACAATCTCTATTATGTGCAGGGAAGAACTCCGGAAATAGCCACTTTAAATGATTGGTACTTGGCTGTAGCGTACACGCTTCGGGGCCGGATGCTCAATGGCTGGATTCCATCATTGAAAAAATTGCATAAGTCGGGTGAGAGAATAGTAGGTTACCTGTCGGCTGAATTTCTTGTCGGCCCTCACCTTGGCAACGTACTGATCAATCTTAATATTCATGATGAAGTAAGAAAAGCGATAGAACTGCTGGGGCTTGATTTCAACAAGGTGATTCAACAGGAAGAAGAACCCGGACTTGGAAATGGCGGACTTGGAAGACTGGCAGCCTGTTATCTTGATTCGCTCGCAACACTTAAAGTGCCCGCTATTGGTTATGGAATCCGATATGAGTTTGGAATTTTTGACCAGCGCATTGAAAATGGTGAACAAGTGGAAATTGCTGATAAGTGGCTCCGGTTCGGTAATCCATGGGAATTTCCACAGACGGAGATTGCTTACAAAGTGAAGTTCGGCGGTCATACGGCAGCACAAACGGATGATGACGGTAAGTATCGCGTAACCTGGACACCTGATTACGAAGTGAAAGGAGTGGCCTATGACACACCAATTCCGGGATATAAAAATGACAACGTTAGTTTTTTACGGTTGTGGAAATCAGAAGCGGTGGAGTCGTTCGACTTCGGTGAATTCAACCGCGGCAATTACGAAGCTGCCGTAGATGAAAAAATAAGGGCCGAAACATTTTCCAAAGTGCTTTATCCGAATGATGTGCCTGAAGCCGGTAAAAGGCTGCGGCTGAGTCAGCAGTATTTTTTTGTTTCCTGCTCCTTGCAGGATGCTATCCGTATGCAACAGCTCCGTGGACATCCGTTGAATGCGCTCCATGAAAATGTTGCCTTACAACTGAATGATACGCATCCATCCATCGCCATTCCGGAGTTGATGCGGTTACTTGTTGATGAACATCAGATGGAGTGGAAAGAGGCCTGGAAGATTACGCAACAAACTTTCGGTTATACCAATCATACATTGTTACCGGAAGCATTGGAGAAATGGCCGATGTATTTATTTCAGTCTGTGTTGCCAAGGCATCTCGAAATTATTTTTGAAATCAATCAGCGATTCCTGGATGAGGTGAAGGAGCGGTTTCCCGGTGATGATCAACTGTTGTCGCGTCTTTCTATTATTGATGAGGCCGGCGGCAAAGCAATTCGAATGGCGCACCTCGCATCCGTGGGCAGTCATCACATCAATGGCGTATCGGCTTTGCATACGGAGTTACTGAAAAAGGAAGTGCTGCATGATTTCTATACGGTTGCTCCGGAAAAATTCCTGAACATCACTAACGGTGTAACACCAAGGAGATGGATGAAACAATATAATCCAGGATTGAGTGCTCTTCTTACCGAACACCTGGGCGATAGTTGGGTTACACATCTTGAAACAGATTTAAAGAAATTAACGCAACTGGCTGATGACACTGCTTTTCAATCAAGATGGAAAGAAATCAAGCAAAAAAATAAACGGGCACTGGCTGATCAACTCATTATTACTACCGGTGTGCTGGTGAATCCGGAATCGCTCTTTGAAATTCAGGTGAAGCGGATTCATGAATACAAGCGACAGCATTTAAGTCTGTTGCACATCATCACACAATTCAACCGGATTAAAAAAAATCCGGAAGCCGAAATTGTTCCACGCACTTATATATTCGGAGGTAAAGCTGCTCCCGGATATTTTCTTGCCAAGCTCATTATCAGACTCATCAATGCAATGGCTGAAACCATCAACAACGATTTTGATGTGGCGGGAAGAATGAAAATTGTTTTCTATCCTGATTTCAATGTAAAGAATAGTGAAAGGTTGTATCGCGCAGCAGACCTCTCAGTGCAGATTTCTACTGCCGGAAAAGAAGCATCAGGAACCGGTAACATGAAATTTTCCATGAACGGCGCGCTCACCATCGGTACGCTGGATGGTGCCAATATTGAAATACGGGATGCTGTGGGCGCTGAAAATTTTTTCCTCTTTGGGAATACCGCCGATGAAATTGCTGCATGGAAAGCCAAAGGATACCGTCCGCTGGATTTTTATGAACAGCATTCTGAGCTCAAAGAAGCAATCGATACGATTCAGTCTGGAATTTTTTCGAATGGTGATAACAGTGTATTCAGACCATTGGTCGATTCACTGCTGAATGATGATCCTTATTTTGTGCTGGCAGATTACGATGCTTTTATAAAGTGCCAGGAAAAAATTGCTGAAACATATCTGCAATCTGAGAGGTGGTTGAAAATGTCAATCCTCAATGTAGCCGGGATGGGTTATTTTTCTTCCGACAGGTCGGTGCGGGAATACTGTGAAAAAATTTGGAACATAAAGCTCCGTAAGAATTAA
- a CDS encoding VIT family protein gives MAVVKTTFWHGLIKQNSGKLDTVERINEVIFGLIMVLTFTCTINIATECRNEVRLYVGHGCNVAWGIIDSFIYIFSVMMYRGISMDAVHLIRNAPTDTIADEAIRDALPPVMGLLLKDEHYSYFRSEIKKLPAPPHKTIVTWNDILGAVKTFLLVFISTFPVAIPFIFMTDIFLATRVSNSIALALLFATG, from the coding sequence ATGGCAGTCGTGAAAACAACTTTCTGGCACGGACTCATTAAGCAGAACAGCGGTAAGCTTGATACCGTAGAGCGCATCAATGAAGTAATTTTCGGACTCATCATGGTACTTACTTTTACCTGTACCATTAATATTGCAACAGAATGTCGCAATGAAGTCCGTCTGTATGTGGGGCATGGTTGTAATGTTGCATGGGGAATTATTGATTCTTTCATTTACATTTTTTCAGTGATGATGTATCGTGGAATATCCATGGATGCCGTTCACCTCATACGGAATGCTCCTACTGATACAATAGCAGATGAGGCCATCAGAGATGCTTTGCCTCCTGTGATGGGCTTATTGTTAAAGGATGAACATTACAGTTATTTCCGCAGCGAAATCAAGAAACTTCCGGCGCCACCTCACAAAACAATTGTAACCTGGAATGACATTTTAGGGGCTGTAAAAACTTTTCTGCTTGTGTTCATCTCCACTTTTCCTGTTGCCATTCCATTTATTTTCATGACAGATATATTTCTTGCAACAAGAGTTTCCAACAGCATAGCGCTGGCATTACTTTTCGCAACAGGTTGA
- the tnpA gene encoding IS200/IS605 family transposase — MPFVRVWIHLVWSTKNRTPLLTSRLRFKVGRFLKKDSVDHDIYLDMVNGYDDHLHCLVLLKATQTIADVVKQLKGGSSKWINDGNFAKECFEWQDDYYAISVSESNLKRVRNYIKNQVKHHRTKSFSNEIKLFERLFDEK; from the coding sequence ATGCCATTTGTAAGAGTATGGATTCACCTTGTTTGGTCAACAAAAAACAGAACGCCATTATTGACATCAAGATTAAGATTTAAAGTGGGGAGATTTCTAAAAAAGGATTCTGTTGACCATGATATTTACCTTGATATGGTAAACGGATACGATGATCATCTTCATTGCCTGGTTTTGTTGAAAGCAACGCAGACAATCGCTGATGTGGTAAAACAATTGAAAGGAGGCTCATCAAAATGGATTAACGACGGCAATTTTGCAAAGGAATGTTTTGAGTGGCAAGATGACTATTATGCAATTTCAGTTAGTGAGTCCAATTTGAAACGCGTTCGGAACTACATTAAGAATCAGGTAAAACATCATCGCACCAAATCATTCAGTAATGAAATAAAACTATTTGAGCGATTGTTTGATGAAAAATGA
- a CDS encoding trimeric intracellular cation channel family protein produces MNSLTVSMLPYYLSIASIIAFAITGALAAIQSKKEMDIIAVIILGVVTAVGGGTVRDLVLNLPVFWVQDPFMLVAAVGASVVTFFFRSAIRKSFSLLLYIDALANALLLMSVMKKVFAAGFPWEIAVTSGVLTAIGGGLIRDVLTGRDNLLLSRELYATPILVGALLYVALLFIIPDSTALQLIIVIFVFLFRAAAIRFDLSLPGWLIATENKQE; encoded by the coding sequence ATGAATTCCCTGACTGTTTCCATGTTGCCTTATTACCTGAGCATTGCATCTATTATCGCATTCGCTATCACAGGGGCGCTTGCTGCTATACAGTCGAAGAAAGAAATGGATATCATTGCCGTAATCATTCTCGGTGTAGTGACTGCTGTAGGCGGAGGAACTGTACGGGACCTGGTTTTAAATCTTCCCGTATTCTGGGTGCAGGATCCATTTATGCTGGTAGCAGCAGTTGGTGCTTCCGTGGTCACTTTCTTTTTCCGCTCCGCTATCAGGAAAAGTTTCTCACTGCTTCTTTATATTGATGCACTTGCCAATGCTTTATTGCTCATGAGCGTAATGAAAAAAGTTTTCGCTGCAGGATTTCCATGGGAGATTGCCGTAACGAGCGGAGTACTCACAGCTATTGGTGGCGGACTGATCCGTGATGTGTTGACCGGAAGGGATAACTTGCTTCTTTCCCGGGAATTGTATGCAACGCCCATTCTGGTGGGAGCACTGCTCTATGTTGCACTGCTGTTTATTATTCCTGATTCTACTGCACTGCAATTGATCATTGTGATTTTTGTTTTTCTTTTCCGGGCGGCTGCGATCCGGTTTGATCTTTCATTGCCGGGGTGGCTGATTGCAACAGAAAATAAACAAGAATAA
- a CDS encoding alpha/beta hydrolase: MYTALYITELNIKRRIWVYLPGDYAISEKRYPVLYMQDGQNLFDVKASFSGEWQIDEYLDSVNFAGIVVGIDNGGETRINEYNPNNTEQHGMGLGRVYLNILVTILKPYIDKNFRTISGPGHTAIAGSSLGGLISFYAGLYYPKVFGAVGVISPSFWLVPDVLAQIDAMPAKGYEHQRYYFYGGKKEGENMVPLMEAVSSRLEKIMKCKVIVSISETGTHSESSWRKMFPAFYEWLRRK; encoded by the coding sequence ATGTACACTGCATTATACATCACTGAGCTCAATATCAAGAGAAGAATATGGGTGTACTTGCCGGGTGATTATGCAATTTCAGAAAAACGATATCCTGTGTTATACATGCAGGATGGTCAAAATCTTTTTGATGTGAAGGCTTCGTTTTCCGGAGAATGGCAGATTGATGAATACCTTGATTCTGTAAATTTTGCGGGAATAGTAGTGGGAATCGATAATGGCGGTGAAACACGGATCAATGAATACAATCCAAATAACACGGAGCAACATGGCATGGGATTAGGCCGTGTATATCTCAATATTCTTGTTACAATCCTGAAACCATATATCGATAAAAATTTCAGAACCATTTCTGGACCAGGGCATACTGCTATAGCAGGCAGCTCACTCGGTGGATTAATTTCTTTTTATGCAGGGTTGTACTATCCAAAAGTATTCGGCGCTGTGGGTGTCATCTCTCCTTCCTTCTGGCTGGTGCCGGATGTGTTAGCGCAGATTGATGCCATGCCGGCAAAAGGATACGAGCATCAGCGATATTATTTCTACGGCGGAAAGAAAGAAGGAGAGAACATGGTACCGTTGATGGAAGCCGTCAGCAGCCGCCTTGAAAAAATAATGAAGTGCAAGGTGATAGTAAGCATCAGTGAAACCGGCACCCATAGCGAAAGCAGCTGGCGGAAAATGTTTCCGGCTTTTTATGAGTGGTTGCGAAGAAAATGA
- a CDS encoding AI-2E family transporter: MNSSHPQDTANNSSTRKVFDIVLRLIALAFLLYWSFNILAPFVQILIWSVIFAVSLYPVFLKLSKRMGGSKAWAATLISLLLLVVIIAPTVWLMSSTADDIISFRDKVSVDGFAISPPPESVKNIPLVGRKIDQLWTDASQNLSGFAHENNDRLKSILLGIIGLISSVAKGILLLSGAIIVGGVLMCYGQQTGVYVKKFFIRLAGKNGESMASVAEVTIRNVTRGILGVAAIQSLLAGIGMVVFGVPLAGLWTMLWLILAIVQIPALPVAVGVIVWAWSNDLSTGMAILLTIWMLVAGLIDNVLKPIMLGKGAPVPMLVVFLGAIGGFIFSGFTGLFTGAIVLSLAYKLFIEWLHETAMVE, translated from the coding sequence ATGAATTCTTCACATCCACAGGATACTGCAAATAACAGCTCCACCAGAAAAGTATTCGATATAGTCCTTCGCCTCATAGCGCTGGCCTTTTTACTCTATTGGTCTTTTAATATTCTTGCACCATTTGTTCAGATTCTTATCTGGTCCGTCATTTTTGCAGTCTCACTCTATCCGGTTTTCCTGAAGCTGAGTAAAAGAATGGGAGGAAGCAAAGCATGGGCAGCTACCTTAATTTCATTATTGCTGCTGGTGGTGATCATTGCTCCTACGGTGTGGCTGATGTCCTCGACAGCAGATGATATTATTTCCTTTCGCGACAAGGTGAGTGTAGATGGATTTGCTATTTCACCCCCGCCTGAGAGTGTAAAAAATATTCCGCTCGTGGGAAGAAAAATTGATCAGTTGTGGACGGATGCCTCACAGAATCTGAGCGGGTTTGCACATGAAAATAATGACCGGCTTAAAAGTATTTTATTGGGCATAATCGGACTCATCTCCTCTGTCGCAAAGGGAATACTTCTTCTCTCAGGCGCCATCATTGTAGGTGGAGTTTTAATGTGTTACGGTCAGCAGACAGGTGTCTATGTAAAGAAATTCTTTATCCGTTTAGCGGGCAAGAACGGCGAAAGCATGGCAAGCGTTGCTGAAGTAACCATACGAAATGTAACGCGCGGCATTCTTGGCGTGGCTGCTATTCAATCATTGCTTGCAGGAATTGGAATGGTGGTTTTCGGAGTGCCGCTGGCCGGATTGTGGACGATGCTTTGGTTGATTCTCGCTATCGTGCAGATTCCTGCACTTCCCGTTGCTGTGGGTGTTATCGTTTGGGCGTGGAGCAATGATTTATCTACAGGAATGGCCATACTGCTCACGATCTGGATGCTGGTTGCAGGATTGATTGATAATGTGCTGAAACCAATCATGCTTGGTAAAGGCGCACCGGTTCCTATGCTTGTAGTTTTTCTCGGCGCCATCGGCGGATTTATTTTCTCCGGTTTTACCGGATTGTTTACAGGAGCCATTGTGCTGTCGCTTGCTTATAAGTTGTTTATTGAATGGTTGCATGAGACAGCTATGGTAGAATGA
- a CDS encoding TIGR00730 family Rossman fold protein, with protein sequence MKLSNDQHFLQSPRTLIDEIRDAHKVQADLWQGVSAFAEIKNCVTVYGSARFREGHRYYELARAMGKELAKNNFSVMTGGGPGVMEAANRGAKEGGGVSLGCNIILPFEQAPNLYVDKMVSFEFFFTRKTILRKNSVAYVLMPGGFGTMDEIFEVLTLIQTHKLPPRPVVCLGKDYWKHLGTFIRETMIKEQTISESDLDLAFITDDLVEAVNHIKKMLAQENALQEEIAED encoded by the coding sequence ATGAAACTTTCCAACGATCAGCATTTTCTCCAATCGCCAAGAACATTGATTGATGAAATACGTGATGCTCACAAAGTGCAGGCGGATTTGTGGCAGGGCGTATCTGCTTTTGCCGAAATAAAAAACTGTGTTACGGTCTATGGCTCTGCACGTTTTCGCGAAGGACACAGATACTACGAACTTGCACGGGCCATGGGAAAAGAATTGGCAAAGAATAATTTCTCCGTGATGACAGGTGGAGGACCCGGCGTAATGGAAGCAGCAAACCGTGGAGCGAAAGAGGGCGGTGGCGTTTCGCTCGGTTGTAACATCATACTCCCTTTCGAACAGGCACCAAATCTTTACGTAGACAAGATGGTGTCCTTCGAATTTTTCTTCACCAGGAAAACAATTCTACGTAAAAATTCAGTTGCCTATGTACTCATGCCAGGCGGATTCGGAACGATGGACGAAATTTTTGAAGTGCTTACACTCATTCAAACGCATAAGCTTCCACCGCGCCCTGTTGTTTGTCTTGGGAAAGATTATTGGAAACATCTCGGTACTTTCATTCGTGAAACAATGATCAAAGAGCAAACTATTTCCGAGTCTGATCTTGATCTTGCATTCATTACAGATGATCTTGTTGAAGCGGTGAACCATATAAAAAAAATGCTGGCGCAGGAAAATGCTTTGCAGGAGGAAATTGCGGAAGATTGA
- a CDS encoding two pore domain potassium channel family protein: MIRSFLRHPLVYNLLIVLATFVSYKIARSGIIYPFSRQFIDVLIFVSCVVQIFYFVVFSLRKLFFKTGLSLSYGKILIRICGTILFILLTFTVNYWCLFDNNPSAISGLSNSSLFRELLDMFYFSCVTFATVGYGDILPESMAAKSCVILEMATAFFIVVFILSNVSLIMNSVKENMADE; the protein is encoded by the coding sequence ATGATCCGATCATTTCTCCGCCATCCGCTTGTTTACAATTTGCTAATTGTTCTGGCGACTTTTGTTTCTTATAAAATTGCCAGGTCCGGAATCATCTATCCTTTCAGTCGCCAATTTATTGACGTGCTCATTTTTGTCTCATGTGTGGTTCAGATTTTTTACTTCGTTGTATTTTCTTTGCGTAAACTTTTTTTCAAAACAGGGTTAAGTCTTTCTTATGGAAAAATCCTTATCAGAATCTGCGGGACGATACTATTTATACTATTGACCTTCACGGTCAACTACTGGTGTCTTTTTGATAATAACCCATCCGCAATTTCAGGGCTCAGTAACTCATCGCTCTTCCGGGAATTACTCGATATGTTTTATTTCAGTTGCGTCACCTTTGCCACTGTCGGTTACGGAGACATTCTGCCCGAATCCATGGCTGCAAAAAGCTGTGTGATTCTTGAAATGGCGACTGCATTTTTCATAGTAGTGTTCATTTTGTCCAATGTCAGCCTTATCATGAATTCGGTGAAAGAAAACATGGCTGATGAATGA
- the glgX gene encoding glycogen debranching protein GlgX: MSLTTASGVTNERGLSHPLGATLTKDGANFSLFSKNATGVELLFFRHVNDLRPSHVIQLDKSRNKTYHYWHVFIPGIKSGQLYGYRVHGPHDPVNGHRFDHDKILLDPYCKAVAVPDGFNRDEFKQHGKAVAPSMKSVVADLSLYDWEGDKPLELPFSETIIYEMHVAGFTKHPNSGVAAEKRGTYKGLIEKIPYLVDLGITAVELLPVFQFDKQDCPVGKVNYWGYCPVSFFAPHQDYSSGSNPLQALDDFRDMVKAFHQAGLEVILDVVFNHTAEVAEDGPTYGFKGIDNSIYYILDKDKSKYANYSGTGNTLNANQSIVRRMIIDSIHFWVKEMHVDGFRFDLASILARDESGGTLVNPPLLWDLESDPVLAGVKLIAEAWDAAGLYQVGSFAGDSWKEWNGKFRDDVRSFLKGDNGAIPHLASRLLGSPDIYLQKDREPEQSINFVTCHDGFTLNDLVSYNEKHNEENGERGNDGTNNNLSWNCGVEGPTDLMMVEAIRNVQVKNFLTINVLSLGVPMLSMGDEVRRTQYGNNNAYCHDSELTWFDWSLLEKHADVLRFVQILNGVRNIRDTAQKKYQMRLKELLDKPLISWHGVKLNKPDWGESSHSIAVTTLSIGGSVLMHYLFNAYDKPLVFEIPAVNKAAGQVWKRWIDTSLPSPHDISFWDDAPVHDGKTYDVQQQSVVILFTRIDSKAT, from the coding sequence ATGAGCTTGACTACAGCGAGTGGAGTAACGAATGAACGAGGCCTCTCACATCCGTTGGGTGCCACGCTAACAAAAGATGGCGCTAACTTTTCTCTCTTTTCAAAAAATGCCACCGGTGTAGAGTTGTTGTTTTTTCGGCACGTAAATGACCTCCGGCCTTCGCATGTTATTCAACTTGATAAGAGTCGCAATAAAACATATCATTACTGGCATGTTTTTATTCCCGGAATAAAATCCGGGCAACTATACGGTTATCGTGTGCATGGTCCCCATGATCCCGTTAACGGCCATCGTTTTGATCACGATAAAATATTGCTCGACCCATACTGTAAGGCAGTGGCAGTTCCCGATGGTTTCAACAGAGATGAATTCAAACAGCATGGCAAAGCAGTGGCTCCATCCATGAAAAGTGTAGTAGCTGACCTGTCACTTTACGATTGGGAAGGGGACAAGCCGCTCGAGTTGCCTTTTTCAGAAACCATTATTTATGAGATGCATGTGGCAGGTTTCACGAAACATCCTAATTCAGGAGTTGCAGCGGAGAAAAGAGGAACGTATAAAGGGCTGATTGAAAAAATTCCTTACCTCGTCGACCTGGGAATTACTGCTGTGGAGTTGCTTCCTGTTTTTCAGTTTGATAAGCAGGACTGTCCGGTTGGGAAAGTAAATTATTGGGGTTATTGCCCGGTCTCTTTCTTCGCGCCACACCAGGATTATTCTTCTGGCTCAAATCCTTTGCAGGCGCTGGATGATTTTCGCGACATGGTGAAAGCATTTCATCAGGCCGGATTGGAAGTGATATTGGATGTAGTGTTCAATCATACGGCAGAAGTAGCTGAAGATGGGCCGACGTATGGATTTAAAGGAATCGACAATAGCATTTACTATATCCTCGACAAAGACAAATCGAAGTATGCGAATTACTCCGGCACGGGAAATACACTCAACGCTAATCAATCTATTGTAAGAAGAATGATTATTGATTCCATTCATTTTTGGGTGAAAGAAATGCACGTGGATGGATTTCGTTTCGATCTCGCTTCTATACTTGCGCGGGATGAGTCCGGCGGCACACTGGTAAATCCGCCATTATTATGGGACCTTGAATCAGATCCTGTACTGGCAGGTGTGAAGCTCATTGCAGAAGCATGGGATGCTGCGGGATTATACCAGGTAGGATCTTTTGCCGGTGATAGCTGGAAGGAATGGAACGGAAAATTCAGGGATGATGTGCGTTCGTTTTTGAAAGGTGATAACGGTGCTATTCCACACCTTGCTTCAAGGCTTTTAGGAAGTCCTGATATTTATTTGCAGAAGGACAGGGAACCGGAACAGAGCATCAACTTTGTTACATGCCACGATGGATTCACATTGAATGACCTGGTTAGTTACAATGAAAAACACAATGAAGAGAATGGTGAGCGCGGCAATGACGGCACTAATAATAATTTAAGCTGGAACTGTGGTGTAGAAGGCCCTACCGATCTTATGATGGTAGAAGCGATCCGCAATGTGCAGGTGAAAAATTTCCTCACCATCAACGTGCTGTCACTCGGTGTGCCCATGCTTTCGATGGGTGATGAAGTGCGCAGAACACAATATGGAAATAACAACGCCTATTGTCACGATAGTGAATTGACATGGTTTGATTGGTCACTGTTGGAGAAGCATGCCGACGTTCTTCGGTTCGTGCAAATTCTGAATGGCGTAAGAAACATCCGCGACACTGCGCAAAAAAAATATCAAATGAGGTTGAAGGAGCTGCTTGATAAACCGCTTATATCATGGCACGGAGTAAAGCTTAATAAGCCTGACTGGGGTGAATCCTCACATTCCATTGCTGTTACTACATTGTCAATCGGAGGATCAGTACTGATGCATTACCTTTTCAACGCTTACGACAAGCCGCTTGTGTTTGAAATACCGGCCGTGAATAAAGCTGCCGGTCAGGTTTGGAAAAGATGGATCGATACTTCACTTCCTTCCCCACATGATATTTCCTTTTGGGATGATGCTCCTGTTCATGATGGAAAAACGTATGACGTACAGCAACAATCTGTGGTAATTCTGTTTACAAGAATAGATTCAAAAGCAACCTGA